In Capricornis sumatraensis isolate serow.1 chromosome 18, serow.2, whole genome shotgun sequence, one genomic interval encodes:
- the CARD6 gene encoding caspase recruitment domain-containing protein 6, translating into MATGSVPSQIIEKERKKLLEILQQDPDCVLDTLTSRKLISEEEYEILETITDPLKKSRKLLILVQKKGEVSCQLFLNCLFNTFSQSATICNLNHEVLKHEYIEPPLPIGASKEAVFFPGEKQPENPEITTSFKEKECLDLETSESFTDKKTSYQETAWSSKENEKEDNTSKFTSPQSVEIIEYEFPATIQYLQDGQRYEEPDDSLYLGQEDYLESVGYSEDANITLEEEAYSDPGGLCDSREDSVYLETTEFSDEEQNYEDPETGMSLEEEEEKSMEERKNVFKDVMSCLNLDTSRKLLPDFVKQFSLDRGCTWVPETPGDLAWNFLMKVQALDVTARDSVLRPKVLSEESKGELLTGVENLEIRETETVHPLDVLCASLLSSHSSLQREVMSNMYHCRFALPLLLPDAENNRSILMLGAMKDIVKEQSTQSSGGPTGDTEKFLTLMKMPVISFVRLGYCSFSKSRILNALLSPAHLKSHKIFLHQDLPVQVLPRQISDGLVEITWCFPGGSSLSENPSFPQKPVAVANLRGDLESFWTQFGFLMEVSSAVFFFTDCLGEKEWHLLMFLGEAAIERCYFVLSPQARESEEAQVFQRVLKLKPSQLLFWEEEEVGQRGRNMEGLQAALQEVMSSSLRCVSVEDMAPLARELGIQVDQDFENIQGIQVSPSEDLAGTAEDEGSQRHSPPKNSSESPAKMSEISCQISQNRQNFHLTPIFMPPLRNFHPSPARIGGNFNRGSLTTPWAMGSRFWLQQRPKRFHPLPFQNTRAHSPGKHFGIQYFQPQRFYSGETFMRFSGTPWRHHMGRGFGRPPRPISQPIPPWPQRPQTMGTLERSGKEDSQGGHLHSLGSRPRGAVGKPGQVSAWGTRPTATIRTFMRTKPHIENPHHQAFQAAGATQNPRRTASQRGAKLKTQGGPSNSSFQTGFHPMSYSMYLPSSQFKSNQPKSPQVKQSHHKPSQPVPFQPEPTQTKPTQHQTPRAESSPSKPTQPKPCQPQSSQSKPFQPKPTQPKSSHTAPSQAKAYHPRAGPKKGGKH; encoded by the exons ATGGCTACCGGCAGTGTTCCATcccagatcatagaaaaagaaagaaaaaagttgctAGAAATCCTACAACAGGATCCTGATTGTGTCTTAGATACGTTAACCTCTCGGAAGCTGATTTCTGAGGAAGAGTATGAGATTCTGGAGACTATtacagatcccctgaagaaaagtCGGAAGCTGTTGATTTTGGTACAGAAAAAGGGAGAAGTGAGCTGTCAGCTTTTTCTCAACTGTTTGTTTAATACGTTTTCCCAGTCAGCTACCATTTGCAACTTAAATCACG aAGTTTTGAAACATGAGTATATAGAGCCACCTCTACCGATAGGTGCAAGCAAGGAAgctgttttctttcctggagagaaACAGCCTGAGAACCCTGAGATCACCACGTCCTTCAAAGAGAAAGAATGCTTGGATTTAGAAACCTCTGAGTCtttcacagacaagaaaactAGTTATCAGGAAACTGCTTGGTCctcaaaggaaaatgagaaggaagATAACACATCAAAATTCACATCGCCACAGTCAGTTGAGATCATTGAGTATGAATTTCCAGCAACTATTCAGTATTTACAGGATGGACAGAGATATGAGGAGCCAGATGATTCTTTATACTTAGGACAAGAGGACTATCTAGAATCTGTGGGGTACTCTGAAGATGCAAACATCACCTTGGAAGAGGAGGCTTACAGTGACCCAGGAGGCCTCTGTGATAGCAGAGAGGATTCTGTGTACCTTGAAACCACAGAGTTCTCTGATGAAGAACAGAATTATGAGGATCCAGAAACTGGCATGTcattggaggaggaagaggagaaaagtaTGGAAG aaagaaaaaatgtgtttaaagaTGTCATGTCCTGTTTAAACCTGGACACAAGCAGAAAGCTTCTGCCAGACTTCGTGAAACAATTCTCCTTAGACCGAGGATGTACGTGGGTGCCTGAGACTCCGGGTGACTTGGCTTGGAACTTCCTGATGAAAGTTCAAGCACTGGATGTGACAGCCAGAGATTCAGTCCTCAGACCCAAGGTTCTGAGTGAAGAGAGCAAAGGGGAACTGCTGACTGGAGTAGAGAACTTGGAAATTAGAGAAACAGAAACCGTTCACCCCCTGGATGTCCTTTGCGCCTCCTTGCTGTCTTCACACAGCTCTTTGCAACGTGAAGTCATGTCAAACATGTATCATTGCCGGTTTGCTCTTCCCCTGCTACTGCCAGAtgcagaaaacaacagaagcatTTTAATGCTAGGGGCCATGAAGGACATTGTGAAGGAGCAGTCAACACAGTCTTCAGGAGGACCTACAGGGGATACAGAAAAGTTTTTGACTCTCATGAAGATGCCTGTCATCTCTTTTGTGCGTCTAGGATACTGTAGCTTTTCCAAGTCCAGAATCCTCAATGCCCTGCTCAGCCCTGCCCATCTGAAATCACACAAAATCTTTCTTCATCAGGACTTGCCTGTTCAGGTGCTTCCCCGGCAGATCTCTGATGGCCTGGTTGAGATAACATGGTGTTTTCCCGGTGGCAGCAGTTTAAGTGAAAACCCCAGTTTCCCCCAGAAGCCTGTTGCTGTGGCCAACCTTCGTGGAGATCTAGAAAGTTTTTGGACACAGTTTGGTTTCTTGATGGAGGTTTCCTCAGCTGTGTTTTTTTTCACTGACTGCCTAGGTGAGAAGGAATGGCACTTGCTAATGTTTTTAGGAGAAGCTGCCATTGAAAGATGCTACTTTGTCCTCAGTCCCCAGGCCAGGGAGAGTGAAGAGGCTCAGGTTTTCCAGAGGGTCCTGAAGTTGAAGCCATCACAGCTACTGttttgggaggaggaggaagtggggcagagaggaaggaaCATGGAGGGTCTTCAAGCTGCCCTCCAAGAAGTGATGTCCTCTTCACTCAGATGTGTGTCTGTGGAAGACATGGCCCCCCTGGCCAGAGAGTTGGGGATACAGGTAGACCAAGACTTTGAGAACATTCAGGGGATTCAAGTTTCCCCTAGTGAAGACTTGGCTGGAACAGCTGAAGAtgaggggtcacaaagacacagtCCGCCAAAAAACTCATCTGAAAGCCCCGCTAAGATGTCTGAGATTAGTTGTCAGATCAGCCAAAATCGTCAGAATTTCCATCTCACCCCAATATTCATGCCTCCTCTGAGAAACTTCCATCCTTCACCAGCCAGAATTGGAGGTAACTTTAACCGTGGTTCTTTGACAACCCCTTGGGCTATGGGCTCCCGCTTTTGGTTACAGCAGAGGCCTAAGAGATTCCATCCTTTGCCCTTTCAGAATACAAGGGCACATAGTCCAGGCAAACATTTTGGAATTCAATATTTCCAGCCCCAGAGATTTTATTCAGGTGAAACATTTATGAGATTTTCAGGAACTCCTTGGAGACATCACATGGGTAGAGGTTTTGGGAGACCACCAAGACCCATTTCTCAGCCTATACCGCCTTGGCCTCAGAGACCACAGACAATGGGAACCCTTGAAAGGTCTGGGAAAGAGGACTCCCAGGGAGGTCACCTCCATTCCCTGGGTTCACGGCCAAGAGGAGCAGTTGGAAAGCCTGGGCAAGTCAGTGCCTGGGGAACAAGGCCAACAGCGACAATTAGAACATTCATGAGAACGAAACCCCATATTGAAAATCCTCACCATCAGGCCTTTCAAGCAGCAGGAGCCACACAAAACCCAAGAAGGACTGCCTCTCAGCGAGGAGCTAAGCTGAAGACACAAGGTGGGCCTTCAAATTCATCTTTCCAAACAGGATTCCATCCTATGTCCTACAGCATGTATTTGCCCAGCTCTCAATTCAAATCTAATCAGCCCAAGTCACCCCAGGTCAAACAGTCCCACCACAAACCCTCCCAACCTGTGCCCTTTCAACCCGAACCCACTCAAACCAAACCCACTCAGCACCAGACCCCCCGAGCTGAAAGTTCTCCATCCAAACCCACTCAGCCCAAGCCATGCCAGCCCCAGTCCTCCCAATCTAAACCTTTTCAGCCCAAACCCACTCAACCCAAGTCATCTCATACTGCTCCTTCACAGGCTAAGGCATATCACCCAAGAGCAGGGCCCAAGAAGGGAGGGAAGCATTAA